A stretch of Panthera tigris isolate Pti1 chromosome E2, P.tigris_Pti1_mat1.1, whole genome shotgun sequence DNA encodes these proteins:
- the KLK7 gene encoding kallikrein-7 isoform X1, whose protein sequence is MPVLRHDHELEDESSGKGSGHSPSRRGPSSAWQPPARLREATMAGSLLLPLQILLWSLALRSAAQEAQGDKSGEKIIDGVPCTRGSQPWQVALLRGNQLHCGGVLLNEQWVLTAAHCKMSEYQVHMGSDQLGDKRAQKIRATQSFRHPGYSTQTHVNDLMLVKLDHQARLSSSVRKVKLSSHCEPPGTTCTVSGWGTTTSPDVTFPSTLMCTDVRLISSQDCKKVYKDLLGKSMLCAGIPNSKTNACNGDSGGPLMCKGTLQGLVSWGTFPCGQPNDPGVYTQVCKYFKWINETMRRHG, encoded by the exons TCCCAGCAGAAGaggcccttcctctgcctggcaGCCCCCggcgaggctcagagaggccaccATGGCAGGATCCCTTCTCTTGCCCCTGCAGATCCTACTGTGGTCTCTAGCCCTGAGATCTGCTGCACAAGAAG CCCAGGGTGACAAGAGTGGGGAGAAGATTATTGATGGAGTCCCATGTACAAGAGGCTCCCAACCCTGGCAGGTGGCCCTGCTCCGGGGCAATCAGCTTCACTGTGGAGGTGTGTTGCTCAATGAGCAGTGGGTGCTCACCGCTGCCCACTGCAAGATGAG TGAGTACCAGGTGCACATGGGCAGTGATCAGCTGGGTGATAAGAGAGCCCAGAAGATCCGGGCCACACAGTCATTCCGCCACCCTGGCTACTCCACTCAGACCCATGTTAATGACCTCATGCTTGTGAAGCTGGATCACCAAGCCAGGCTGTCGTCGAGTGTGAGGAAAGTCAAGCTGTCCTCCCACTGTGAACCCCCTGGGACCACATGCACCGTTTCTGGCTGGGGCACCACCACCAGCCCGGATG TGACCTTTCCATCGACGCTAATGTGCACAGATGTCAGACTCATCTCCTCCCAGGACTGCAAGAAGGTTTACAAGGACCTGCTGGGAAAGTCCATGCTGTGTGCTGGCATCCCCAACTCCAAGACCAATGCCTGCAAT GGTGACTCAGGGGGACCACTGATGTGCAAAGGTACCCTGCAAGGCCTGGTGTCCTGGGGAACTTTCCCTTGTGGCCAACCCAATGACCCAGGTGTCTATACCCAAGTCTGCAAGTACTTCAAGTGGATAAATGAGACCATGAGAAGGCATGGCTAA
- the KLK7 gene encoding kallikrein-7 isoform X2, with amino-acid sequence MHFWSPSRRGPSSAWQPPARLREATMAGSLLLPLQILLWSLALRSAAQEAQGDKSGEKIIDGVPCTRGSQPWQVALLRGNQLHCGGVLLNEQWVLTAAHCKMSEYQVHMGSDQLGDKRAQKIRATQSFRHPGYSTQTHVNDLMLVKLDHQARLSSSVRKVKLSSHCEPPGTTCTVSGWGTTTSPDVTFPSTLMCTDVRLISSQDCKKVYKDLLGKSMLCAGIPNSKTNACNGDSGGPLMCKGTLQGLVSWGTFPCGQPNDPGVYTQVCKYFKWINETMRRHG; translated from the exons TCCCAGCAGAAGaggcccttcctctgcctggcaGCCCCCggcgaggctcagagaggccaccATGGCAGGATCCCTTCTCTTGCCCCTGCAGATCCTACTGTGGTCTCTAGCCCTGAGATCTGCTGCACAAGAAG CCCAGGGTGACAAGAGTGGGGAGAAGATTATTGATGGAGTCCCATGTACAAGAGGCTCCCAACCCTGGCAGGTGGCCCTGCTCCGGGGCAATCAGCTTCACTGTGGAGGTGTGTTGCTCAATGAGCAGTGGGTGCTCACCGCTGCCCACTGCAAGATGAG TGAGTACCAGGTGCACATGGGCAGTGATCAGCTGGGTGATAAGAGAGCCCAGAAGATCCGGGCCACACAGTCATTCCGCCACCCTGGCTACTCCACTCAGACCCATGTTAATGACCTCATGCTTGTGAAGCTGGATCACCAAGCCAGGCTGTCGTCGAGTGTGAGGAAAGTCAAGCTGTCCTCCCACTGTGAACCCCCTGGGACCACATGCACCGTTTCTGGCTGGGGCACCACCACCAGCCCGGATG TGACCTTTCCATCGACGCTAATGTGCACAGATGTCAGACTCATCTCCTCCCAGGACTGCAAGAAGGTTTACAAGGACCTGCTGGGAAAGTCCATGCTGTGTGCTGGCATCCCCAACTCCAAGACCAATGCCTGCAAT GGTGACTCAGGGGGACCACTGATGTGCAAAGGTACCCTGCAAGGCCTGGTGTCCTGGGGAACTTTCCCTTGTGGCCAACCCAATGACCCAGGTGTCTATACCCAAGTCTGCAAGTACTTCAAGTGGATAAATGAGACCATGAGAAGGCATGGCTAA
- the KLK7 gene encoding kallikrein-7 isoform X4, whose product MSSEKCQARHTAGTQEMKAASFWIDGILLWSLALRSAAQEAQGDKSGEKIIDGVPCTRGSQPWQVALLRGNQLHCGGVLLNEQWVLTAAHCKMSEYQVHMGSDQLGDKRAQKIRATQSFRHPGYSTQTHVNDLMLVKLDHQARLSSSVRKVKLSSHCEPPGTTCTVSGWGTTTSPDVTFPSTLMCTDVRLISSQDCKKVYKDLLGKSMLCAGIPNSKTNACNGDSGGPLMCKGTLQGLVSWGTFPCGQPNDPGVYTQVCKYFKWINETMRRHG is encoded by the exons ATCCTACTGTGGTCTCTAGCCCTGAGATCTGCTGCACAAGAAG CCCAGGGTGACAAGAGTGGGGAGAAGATTATTGATGGAGTCCCATGTACAAGAGGCTCCCAACCCTGGCAGGTGGCCCTGCTCCGGGGCAATCAGCTTCACTGTGGAGGTGTGTTGCTCAATGAGCAGTGGGTGCTCACCGCTGCCCACTGCAAGATGAG TGAGTACCAGGTGCACATGGGCAGTGATCAGCTGGGTGATAAGAGAGCCCAGAAGATCCGGGCCACACAGTCATTCCGCCACCCTGGCTACTCCACTCAGACCCATGTTAATGACCTCATGCTTGTGAAGCTGGATCACCAAGCCAGGCTGTCGTCGAGTGTGAGGAAAGTCAAGCTGTCCTCCCACTGTGAACCCCCTGGGACCACATGCACCGTTTCTGGCTGGGGCACCACCACCAGCCCGGATG TGACCTTTCCATCGACGCTAATGTGCACAGATGTCAGACTCATCTCCTCCCAGGACTGCAAGAAGGTTTACAAGGACCTGCTGGGAAAGTCCATGCTGTGTGCTGGCATCCCCAACTCCAAGACCAATGCCTGCAAT GGTGACTCAGGGGGACCACTGATGTGCAAAGGTACCCTGCAAGGCCTGGTGTCCTGGGGAACTTTCCCTTGTGGCCAACCCAATGACCCAGGTGTCTATACCCAAGTCTGCAAGTACTTCAAGTGGATAAATGAGACCATGAGAAGGCATGGCTAA
- the KLK7 gene encoding kallikrein-7 isoform X3: MGPSRRGPSSAWQPPARLREATMAGSLLLPLQILLWSLALRSAAQEAQGDKSGEKIIDGVPCTRGSQPWQVALLRGNQLHCGGVLLNEQWVLTAAHCKMSEYQVHMGSDQLGDKRAQKIRATQSFRHPGYSTQTHVNDLMLVKLDHQARLSSSVRKVKLSSHCEPPGTTCTVSGWGTTTSPDVTFPSTLMCTDVRLISSQDCKKVYKDLLGKSMLCAGIPNSKTNACNGDSGGPLMCKGTLQGLVSWGTFPCGQPNDPGVYTQVCKYFKWINETMRRHG, encoded by the exons TCCCAGCAGAAGaggcccttcctctgcctggcaGCCCCCggcgaggctcagagaggccaccATGGCAGGATCCCTTCTCTTGCCCCTGCAGATCCTACTGTGGTCTCTAGCCCTGAGATCTGCTGCACAAGAAG CCCAGGGTGACAAGAGTGGGGAGAAGATTATTGATGGAGTCCCATGTACAAGAGGCTCCCAACCCTGGCAGGTGGCCCTGCTCCGGGGCAATCAGCTTCACTGTGGAGGTGTGTTGCTCAATGAGCAGTGGGTGCTCACCGCTGCCCACTGCAAGATGAG TGAGTACCAGGTGCACATGGGCAGTGATCAGCTGGGTGATAAGAGAGCCCAGAAGATCCGGGCCACACAGTCATTCCGCCACCCTGGCTACTCCACTCAGACCCATGTTAATGACCTCATGCTTGTGAAGCTGGATCACCAAGCCAGGCTGTCGTCGAGTGTGAGGAAAGTCAAGCTGTCCTCCCACTGTGAACCCCCTGGGACCACATGCACCGTTTCTGGCTGGGGCACCACCACCAGCCCGGATG TGACCTTTCCATCGACGCTAATGTGCACAGATGTCAGACTCATCTCCTCCCAGGACTGCAAGAAGGTTTACAAGGACCTGCTGGGAAAGTCCATGCTGTGTGCTGGCATCCCCAACTCCAAGACCAATGCCTGCAAT GGTGACTCAGGGGGACCACTGATGTGCAAAGGTACCCTGCAAGGCCTGGTGTCCTGGGGAACTTTCCCTTGTGGCCAACCCAATGACCCAGGTGTCTATACCCAAGTCTGCAAGTACTTCAAGTGGATAAATGAGACCATGAGAAGGCATGGCTAA